The genomic DNA aaaaaaactcctcagGTGACGTGcaccagggctgagaaccagtgCTATTAGACAGTGTACAATGGAATAGAAGCAAGTTTACAGCCTTACCTCATTTTCATTATATTCATTAATAACAGCCAGATTTGCAAATTGCACTTGAGTAATCAATGTCTCAACTTGAAATTCTGACCAATAATTTCAGTCCTAGATGTAGAAATTTACCAAATGGTACCTAGCAGTTTCGTGAAATgataaaatttctatttattccCAAAGAATAGGTTATATACTGGGACATTCTCTTCATTACCCATATTTTCAAAAGCTAAATATTCCATTCACTTTAACAGTAAATTCACAGTCTAAAAGTTAATCTAATCTAACTAACACTAAAACCTACTGAGGATGCATAACGATATTCTGAGAGCACAGTTGGAGAACATGTTTTCTTCAATTATTAAATAAAGGAaagtgagacttccctggtggcgcagtggttaagaatctgcctgccaaagcaggggacaccggttcgagccctggtccgggaagatctcacattccatggagcaactaagcccgtgtgccacaactactgagcctgcgctctagaccccgcgagccacaactactgagtccgcacgcaccacaactactgaagcccgtgcgcctggagcctgtgctccgcaacaagagaagcgaccaccgtgagaagcctgcgcaccgcaacgaagagtagcccccgctcgccgcaactagagaaagcccgtgtgcagcaaggaagacccaacactgccaaaaataaataaataaataaagctattaaatCTGGTCAAAAGTATggatctttttaaaagtaaaataaaataaaggagagcTAACTCAGtgtttctggtgagaactctAAATTATATAGTctctgaatatatacatatattaatgtaGATTAAGCTGCTGTAATGTGGAAATTCCAAAATACGGTGGATTAAGCAATattgaagtttatttctctctcatgaaACAACGAGGAGGAGGGTACCTTTTGGTAAAGGAAACTATTTCTAAAGTTGCCAATTTCTAGCCAATGGggacagaggagaggaaaggaaagaggccaagagcatcacttctgctcacatgcTGTTGGCCAGAACTTAGCCACATGTGCGTGCCCCGCTGCAGGGAAGTTTGGGAAATGGAGTCTCCATCTCGGCAGCCACGTGCTCAACTGAAAACCAAAGATTTTTATCACTAatacaaagaagaggaaaatggatattGGGGGTAAATCTCAATTTCTACACCATCTACATCCAGTCCAGAATCTAAATATACTTGGAATGCAAAGGAACTATATGGTTTAAAAGTTTACTttgagaaaatttattttcattatgtgtCCTATATCAACATTTAAGAAGTTTAGAATTTGTATTCATTTGATCAGAAAGATAGTTTATGATATACTATCTTCCTTTATACGAGCTTTAGCTATGATATGCAAGGGATGCACAGCACGTGATGTATGTAATATGAATCATGCTAATCCCCTCAACACGGTTCCTCAGCACTGACCTGGGCTTTTCCAGAACACGGTAGTTCCACAGAACAATGTTCAGACAGATCTTATATGACTGTCagtgttatttcttttatttaattgaatAGACTCTGGCAGCCTAGTCATGGactcctttgagaatctgatgaaaatcGTGGATCCTCTGCTCAAATATATCAACGATTTAGCAACTAATTTTAGGGGCGTTAGAAACACCTTCCCGCATGAAGCCCAGTTTCAGAGTGTCTTGATTCTGTCTTCCACAGAAGCCTGGGAAAGTCTAGATGAAATCACTCATCCCTCTCTCTGGGACCCACCAATGGAATTCCTGGAGCTCTGGCCCAAGGCGGACACCTGGCACAGGACCTGGGGCACAGTGATGCTCTATGATGTTCGTTCTCTTGTATTTCAAAGCTCCTTTGCTCCCCGTAAGAACTCCTTGGTGTGCTGGCATAGgtgaaagtaaacaaataaaataattgttaattaaaaaaaaaaaagaattccttggtggtccacgCATTCCCCTTGGTATTAGTGTTACTTCGCCCATCTTCAGCAACATGAATCACAACCAGAGCCTTGGTGGTTGACTTGGTCATTCTCATGACATTAATGCCTCTCCTCCTTTTGGCACGGACACGGACCTTCTCCCCATCAGCGGGATGTTTTTCAATTTTTGCGCACGCAGCATCTGAAGCACCTTCTTACATATATTACCTCCTTATACGTTTGGATGAGAGACAAAATTCACCTTGTGATATTGAAACTGAAAATGCAAGATACTTTCTCTCCAGGGCCCCCTGTAACTATTGCATGGGCACTTAGTATAGGCTCTGACAGGTTTATGCATCTGCTACAAACTTGGAATGGAAAGCTAGTGATATAACCCAGCAGGGTCCGTGGAGAAGGGTCTCTGGCAGCAGCGACAGCTGGGATCAGCAGGACCAGGGTTATTGTAATAGTACCAGTGTTACCGGCAGCCTCCGGAGTTATTACCAGCGGGGTCAGCAGTACAAGCCACAGTGTCTAATGCTTTGTAGTAGAATCAGTGGCTTCCAGGCTGAATGAGTTCTCCTGCATATGAAGCCATGTTTCCTAAAGACTTCAGTATAAGCTTCCTTTTTTTGGACAAAATATTGCTAGCTTCTCCAGCATCACTATGATATTTCCTTGTACAAAATCTTCAGTAGTAATCTTCACTGTGACATAGATCTACATGGGAAACTTTGTGCGAAATAAGAATGAATTTCTCCACTGAAAGGGGCAGGTCTAGGAAAATAAGCCATCGGAAAATGACTGAGAGGCTCTTGGGTTCTTTCCATGCTGAGAACAAGCAGAGAATATAGCATTTCCTTTACTTATATTTCAAGCAGATAAGGCCATAATCGTATACTCATGAATCTTACTCCACTGCTTGAAACTTTCAGTGGTTCATCATCAAACTGTAATGGAAGCAGGCTCTGTCCTTTCTTGGATTTTAAACTAGAATAATTAACTTAGCTTTTCTGGGCCTCATttgctcttctttattttttatatattttttaaggggTAGAGAGTTTGTAATATCCATGAAAGATGTTTGTGATATGTATGATATATAATACATGAAATCCTGGTGCCAGAAAGGCACTCCGTAAAAATGAAGTTTATTCTCCTTAATTTGGCACTCAGAGGCCTTCACTTTAGATCGCGATCTGCCTTTCCAGTCTCTTCTCTTAtcacttcccttccctcttcctctcttccaaaTGCTTTGGTAACACCAGATTTTGAACATCATACCTTAATGCGCCACAAACAATTCCATACATCTACTCCTCTGTTCCCTCGGCCTGGAATGTGCTTctcccctgttttctttttcactctccAAGGTCCACCTATGTCGTCCAGTACTTCCTCCACTTAGCTGTTAAGTTAGCCAGTGTTCCGAAGTTATATGACCTAAGTTCATGAGTTTGATTTCATTAGGATTTTTGGTGGCAAGGAGAAAAGATGTCAGAAAGGTGGGTGTATTGTAAGGATACAGGTGGCAATTAAGAGGCATCCAAGAAGGCCTGATAGGCAATAGGAGAGTCAGGATCCAAGCATGAGAGCAAGCATGAGAGCATGAGAGCAAGAGGGTTACGATCTTTCCCCCCAGCATCAGGAGTTCAATCATTTTCAGTTTTGTGCTCCACCATTAATGGACTTAAGCTTTCTCCTTATTCCTGCTTCTCTGTATTTTCCCGTCTGTTTTTGTTCAGATCATTCTGACATCTCTCTCCCTAAATATCCAAATTTACAGAGAGGGAAAATCAGATTAGACCCCAAGCCACCATCATTGTTCAGGCAGAGCCTTTGCAACACGCCTCCTCTGAGGCTGCTGGCCGACTTCCCTTGGGTTGGGCGCTCATCCCACACCATCACCTGTGGTGAGGCGGGCCATTGGAGTGGCTAGAACCTGGTCACCTATGTCTCAAGCAACCAGGAGGTCTGTGCAAGGGCAGTTCTCCTCTGAAGACGCTGTAGGTTGGTAGGAATCTGTGGGTTAATAAAGCCAGGTAAGTAATCCAGAGAGTCAGAGAACCCAAATGTAGGTGTGCAGATGGGCTACTTCAGAATCTCCTGGgatcctttttaaaatacagaacttGGGGTTCACTCCAGATCTACTGAATTAAAATCTGAAGGGAGAGGCTTAGagaactatatatattttatctctgCAAGAGACCATAGCTTTGACATTATGAGGGAACAGAGCTATGTGAAGGATAGGAAGGGTCAGACTGAAGGTTAGGAAGTTTTCTTGATTCTCTGAATGAATTTGTAGGGGGATTTTGATTTGCTCTAGTGGCAGTGTGTGTGAAAACACATTTGAAAAGTGGAAGTGCTGAGGTGAGGTAGTTTCCTTCAAAGAAATACACTGTGAGGAATGTGTATCTCTGTAGTTTCCAGAGTTTACACTTATGACTGTCAGAGAGACCAGGAAGAACTAATGTTAAACCCAAACACCGTGAACTTTCCACATGGCCTTATACAAAAGCTGAgagtttgcttcctttttttaaccTTATCTATAACAGGTATATTTAGTGAAATAGCATAAGCAACACGCAAAGTAACTTTATCAAAATGCTGCCTgaagtataaataaaattaaattttcaggaaataatttaagaaaatcttttgttttaatgGGAGAAAGCTAATAGACTATTTTGCAGTGTGTTAAAGGAAGAGttgtttcatataaatatatcctaAAAATTGACATCACTATAAAAAATAAGCACATACTTCTTCTggatattattatctttattacaaaacaaatattttatgttgAGGTAACATTTCAAAGGGTATTTGGCAAAAATCAGTTGAATTCTATACACACAATTTTGCTATGTGCGACCCAGGCAAAGGACTCTGAGAACAGTTTTTCTAACATTGCACATAGACTGGTCTTAGAAAAAAGTAAGCTGAAAGTTGTCTATTTAAagaggaattttctttttccactcttCCCAAACCATTCCTCCATATCATCACCAGTGGGCAGGGAGGTGATGCTCACTGGAGCACCACAAAAAACATTGAAAAgtataaattaattgaaaaaaaagttttgcttatCCAAAACACCTCACCATGCCATAATTTGAAAGTGCTTTCACaaactaaatatttattcatacaGGATTTTCTATTGCCCGTACCAAGAATAAATAGAACTGTCTTTTCTTAAATGGAGAAATCCTATGCAATGCTCCAAGTCCAGTGTCTTTTCTGCTGTGAAGCCTTCTCCGATTCTCTAAGGCAAAGTTGGTCCCCGCTCTGTGCTCCCATGTGTTCTGTGCACACCTGTGTTATAGGACTCACCTCATTGGATAGTAGTAATTCTTGCTTTTGTCATACGTATCCCTCTTTCGCTTTATTTATCCCTCCATAAGCTCCTCAGGAGCAAGAAATAAGTCTTAACTTCtttatatccccagcacctggcacagtgcctggtacctaaCAGAATCTCAGTAACTGTGTGTTAGGTTAACGAGTTAGGAACTATTTCAGCTGTGAAGCTATAATGCACATCTTTCCTTGCGTCAGGTCTCATTGAGGGTATTCTAGTGAAATTCCCCATTATTGAAACCTCTATGGTTTGGTGACATCCTAGAAAGAAGTATAAGGTCCAGTATTTCCTTTCATAAAGGAATGGTCTCTGGTTATTCTTCTGATACAAACATCAATAAATTACAGTTCTCATGATTTCCCTAGTCTCCAACCCCCAAGACACGTCTCTGTGAGAGGCACTCAGGAACGCCCGTGCTAGTAGCCGTCTTGGCAGTCATTGTCGTCCTGATCTCCGATGGGTTTGTTGTGATAAGCATCGACTGTCAACCTTCTGCTTTCTATCTCGGTGTTTCTGGACTGGATGTCTTCCTCGCTGCTTGATGTGCTCTCAGTTGAGTCGCTCTCTTCTTCTGATTTGCTGCTGTCCTGGGAATCGCTGCTCTGCTCCTCCTCAGACGGGCTGTCCTCCTGGCTTTCCCGGCTCTGGCTCTCTGTCGAGGCGCTGGGAGACCAGGGCTCCTCCTGGCTGGAACTGTTCTCCTCTTCGGTGGACTCCGGGCTTTCCTCCGAGGATCTGAGGCTCTCACTGGATTCGCTGTCGGTTTGCCCCTCTCTGGATCTGCTCTCTGAACTGGAGGGTTTATCCGAGCTGTCCTCATCACTGGAGTCACTGGAGTCCTGATCTTCTGAGTGACTGGTAACGTTATTGGGGTTGTCACCCCTGGACTCACGCACGACCTCTTCCTGAGATTCACTACTGCTTTCTTGAGAAGACAGGTCACCCTCTTCACTGGACTCACTGCTGGAGTCTTGGACGTCCTGACTGTCTTCTGGGGACTGACCCTCCTCGCTCTCTCGTTGAGATTCACTCTTGCTGTGTTCCCTGGATGGGCTGAGACCAGCTTCTTTGGAGTCGGGGTAGTCTGTGGAGTCACTCTTGCTTTCTTCCATGGTGTTGCTATCATGAAGCTCACCTCTGCCATCTTCCTCCGAGATGCGAGACATTCTGAAAAATTTCCTACTGGGATACCCCACTGACGGGCTTTCACCGGAACCCTGAGTCCTTGCTTGCCCATTGCTCCCTTTCGAATCTTTTGACTTGATGCTGGCCCTGCTTATTCTGGAATTGCTTCTCTCGCTCCTGAAGGTGTTGGGGTCCTCACTCTGCATTCCTTCATCATCAAACTCAGAGCCGTCCCCGTGGCTACCGACTCCCTCACTGTCGCCTCCCACCCACTGCTCTGCACTCTCGCTGCCTGGAGTGGAGTCACGTCCCTCAGGCCTGCTGTGCCCCTCGTCCTCACTggcaaagtccctgctctcactGGTGGTGTCTTGAGCACTGTCTTCCCCCCGTGGGACACCATCCTCCGTGGACTGTGTGCTGTCAGTGGGGTCCTCACCGCTTCCGAGTCTGGAGTTCCCTCCTCGCCTCTCTTCGGGTCCTGGGCCATTGTCATCATCAGCTGAGGTGTCATCTCCGCTCTCGtcttcatcatcatctttatcatctccttcttttcctccgcTCCTAGAAAGGCCACCAGCTGGTCTATGAATGGATTGCGGATCATCAAGGCCCAGGCCCTCCTCTGATTCAGTGCTGTCACTGGGGTCTTCATTTAcctggagtttggggttaacagacatggtTAGGACCCCAGGAGCTGCTCTCAAGGGTGTTATTTAAGGCCCATCTAGGCtctgtttgctttcttcttcctATGTCCCTCATCAGAGCCATTGAGCCAATTTTACGGCTCAATAATGTTTCAACCAGGggttaaaaaggaaggaagaacagtTGAAAGTCAAGTCGTTCCATTTTACATAGGCACAGTTCACTTAATGctgcaaacattttctcaaaaagttTTATAGAAATCACATTTATGGAACTCAATATTTAAGTGTGAGTCTTTAAAGGATACTTTCAGAGAATTTTTTGTAAATTAAAGAATTggtttggcttccctggtggcgcagtggtggagagtccgcctgccgatgcaggggacatgggttcgtgccccggtccaggaagatcccatgtgccgcagagtggctgggcccgtgagccatggccgctgggcctgcgcctccggagcctgtgctccacaacgggagaggccacaacagtgagaggcccgcgtaccgcaaaaaaagaaaaagaaaaaaaaaaaaagaattggtttaTAATACTCACTCACCAAGTTGTTTGGTTTAAaacacagtttttttaaaatattgggtgatttttaaaatgactcaagtttttttttctaatcaactCTGGGGGGAAAAATGTATTAGGGCAGGCAGATGAAACCTTTAGCTAAAATGAAAGTATAATATTGTAGTAAGGTATAAATCTCACCAAAACCATGTTTGTAACTCATTTGCACAGGCACAGAGTTGCCTGTGGAAGGCTTAGCTGAGGAACTGTAGCTAGTGTGACCACCAAGGCAGCTTAGTTCCAAGtgtgagctcagagaggtgatcCCCAGAAGTAAAACCATTGGATGCTCTTCTCAGATAAGGAAGGATAGTGAATCTTCATTCATCACGCTCTGGAAAAATCTGCTCTCTCTACCATATCCTATGACAGAACATTCTtgccaacttcttttttttttcccacatgtcCCTACTCATCAGTGTCTGAGTTTCCAGTCAGTACTACCGGGTGATGACACCTCTTCCCATCGCTAGGGTGTACACTGATCCATTGGAACTGAGCATCTATTTAGTTTTCCTAACCTCGATAGGCACATACTGTACCCCTCCCAAGATGCTATCATCCTCTGAGAGCCCAGAGAACACTGAGGCAATACATCACAACGTCCCCAGAAAAGAGCATTTTCCCAATTCTACACTTATAAATCTGTAAAATGTTCCTCTGACAATCTTTAGTAAATAGTGGTAAAAAGCCTAAATTCATTTTCCAACTGATTGAGTATCGAATGCAACATGGGTCAAAGTTTCAGGGAGAAACCTGGTTCCTAGAATGTCTGGAACCCCTCAGGGTTGAGATTGGTCAAAATGATAGGACAGaagagtggggaagggagagggaaggtggggacGGGAAAGAGGATAAGAAGAAGGAAGCTACCAAGTTTTCTATGAAAGTGATATAAGCTAAGTCAGCTTTTCTCTCTCCCAGGGCCACAGATGAGACTATTTTAAAGATGTCATTACTAAAGCAGCTGTCTCCTTAAAGGTTCCTCAGGGCGCTCCTATTCTCTCCTCCAACAGGATTCCGGGCCCAGAGGTGGTCTCCAGGCCCAGCAGGCATCTCACATTAACCAGAACTGTTTGCCCGATCTGAACTGCTCCAATTGTGAAACCAACATTTGAGATTTATGAGTGAGCTATTCCTCGTCTTCCAGAGTCTacgactgtgtgtgtgtgtgtgtgtgtgtgtgcgtgtgcgtgtgtgtgtgtgtgttctctttaACTAGAGGGACATTTAGGGCCACATGTCTATCATCTGGCCCCAGTGATAAATATGGAATGAAGGGCATGTCTACCTCTGAATTCTCCCACTCATTTTTCCCTTCCTATTTTATGGGGCGATTTAGCCAGCATAACCAAAGgttagaaaatattatatttagaaCGGTCACTAGGTAATTTAATATAACATCATTTCCTTTGATTCCTAAGTAGCCTGGAAAGTTAAGAAAGGTTTGTTTAATTACCTGTTCCTTTGAGCTAACTTTACTTTCTTCTGATGACTCACTTCtctcctaaaaagaaaaagaaatgtttatttttcatgttcgTAATTgatgaataaagataaaaataggaCACACATCCATCGCTTGTGGTTTGGATTTACTACTTTCCAAACGGCCTGAGATGATGATAAGAGTGTGAAAGTGATTTCGTGAgatgtttatgataaaaaatcaaTGAGATAGTTACCAAAGGTGGTGTTGGTGTCTGAGCCAAAAGACCctgtaaaaaaggaaggaagacaagTTACTCTTTCACAGATGGATCATATCATTGAAAACATGTAGGATAATTTTAGGTTTTTTAGTATATTGATATCTATTTTGTATTCACATGAATATTAATgctattttataatgaaatggCTAAACAATGAATGTCAGATGACCCGTGGCCTGAAAAGACCTTGTGATATAAAAAACCTAGAAGATTTTTGTATTTCCAACACTTAGACAAAAATACaacttctttgaagaaaaatatacaacCTAGAGGAAATGTAAGAGAGGAGAAACAGCGCTGGAACTCACAAACCCAGATTTAAGTCTCAGTTAGCTCCTTGGCTTGGGTTTTAGCCCTGAAAACTGTCTTGATGCTAGCGCTGAAATTCATGTGTTCCAGGAAACATCTAGTCTCAGGTAAACTGCGACGGTTGGTCACTCTACGTGAATTTGCACAATTCACTTCACCTATCTGATGTCAgtttcttatttgtaaattaaGAATATTAACCACCACTGTGCTTATTGTACAtggttgctgtgaggatgaaattgGCTAATGCCTATGGAAGCATCTTGAAAAGTATTCAATATGATATAAGCTGAAGAAGTGATCCATTTTGAG from Pseudorca crassidens isolate mPseCra1 chromosome 4, mPseCra1.hap1, whole genome shotgun sequence includes the following:
- the DMP1 gene encoding dentin matrix acidic phosphoprotein 1, producing the protein MRTSILLMFLWGLSCALPVARYQNTESKSSEEWKGLLAQTPTPPLERSESSEESKVSSKEQVNEDPSDSTESEEGLGLDDPQSIHRPAGGLSRSGGKEGDDKDDDEDESGDDTSADDDNGPGPEERRGGNSRLGSGEDPTDSTQSTEDGVPRGEDSAQDTTSESRDFASEDEGHSRPEGRDSTPGSESAEQWVGGDSEGVGSHGDGSEFDDEGMQSEDPNTFRSERSNSRISRASIKSKDSKGSNGQARTQGSGESPSVGYPSRKFFRMSRISEEDGRGELHDSNTMEESKSDSTDYPDSKEAGLSPSREHSKSESQRESEEGQSPEDSQDVQDSSSESSEEGDLSSQESSSESQEEVVRESRGDNPNNVTSHSEDQDSSDSSDEDSSDKPSSSESRSREGQTDSESSESLRSSEESPESTEEENSSSQEEPWSPSASTESQSRESQEDSPSEEEQSSDSQDSSKSEEESDSTESTSSSEEDIQSRNTEIESRRLTVDAYHNKPIGDQDDNDCQDGY